The genomic interval CCTTTGGTAATCTATATGGAATTTGTTTGCGAAGAGATTATGTCTACTGGTAAGGGTCTTTAAATCGCCGACGCCAAACACACAAACTTCACGCACAACTTTACCTTGGCATGGACTTCGGCGACCCCAAATGGAAAAAGCTGCCAGCCAAGGTTTTTCATCGGGTTTGCCTGAAATTACAAATATGAGGACGCATTAAAAGTCTGAAAATAGAACCCCTTAAAGTCGCAGCACACTAGTACGTTtcctagtgtttttttttttttgtttttgtttgttttatgtataaagGAATGGTCTATATATTATGTTCGTATGTAGGCCTATGTGTTTATTGCCGATGGTTATTCGCATATGTAACgttaatttatatttgtaaataattgttTGTTATCACTGTGTATACAAAATAATCTATGTAGGGCTATTGTCAGCTTAGGAAATTATGTAtctcaaacaatgattttgtcgttgaacaaaatcattgtttCGAGTTCGAATGCGAAGAAACTATACCAccagggcgcagcccgagtgacgTAATAGTACCCCTAACGACAATGATTTTTCCAAGTTGATATATAATTTCGATTCAAACACTACATCCTTGTCGAAATCCACCAAACATTTGCTtgtgacgctatgacgtaatcaTTGTGACGTAAAAATTGTACTTTTGTTGCATAATAACTTCACACGGTCAGTCTTCATTGTTTGATATAGGAAAAAAGTCTGGTCATGTTCAATCTAATTTTCAAACTGATACATTACAATACATTTTGCCACATAGCCTTTAGTAATCGTTGTTTCTAATACTGTATATAACTGAAAACATATTATTTGATACACCACACCTAGTTTGTGGAAAATGTTGGCATTTTCTGAACTTGGTCAAACAAACGAGGTACATTATTGCGGAATAGTGTATTGaatgaaaagtaaatattgttGATGAATATTATGCGATAAAGGTATTCAATTTTTAGGTAAACTGGAACAATTATTATATAACTGGACCCCTCTAGGGATTGGATAGCGTAAACTTACCATACATGGCACATTGAAACGTTATTACCGTTATCACACAAAGTATCAAGGTGGTTTaacagaatgtgaattttacCACAGCTTACCTTTGTAATACGAGCCAGGTGTTCCAATGTGATGATTGAAGTTCAAGGTCGCCCAGTAATACTCATCGGGACTGTAAACATCTCTAAACCAGTCCAGTAATGCTCGTGCAATTTTATTATTTACTGCAAAATATACAAAGTCCCGACTAAAAATACCATAAGCACTTCCTTTGATCACGGTGATGTTATATGGCGGAGGATCGTCTTTGGTCTGCAATGTTTTATATAACTTTGGTTTGGCAGTATCACTGATATAGTTATAAGCAAAACGATGTTTATATCTTTGTTCTAACACATGTTTGCCAGTCGTGCCTTGAATATCGTTTGCTCcattataaattttcaatattttcactatttctttgtttgtttttaaaggaTATTCTTGACTTGGCAAATTTATAAAGTATTTCCAATCTTTTCCACGTTGTAGCAAATTCTCCATACAATTCAAGTCTGCTTGTAACCGCGTGAAACCCGCGTAGACTATGTATTCTTTTCTAGAAACAACAAAAACGTTATCAAAACAATTTGCAATTCCCTGAACGGCATCATGTACTTCTTGTTTAGAATCTGCATCAACGTGCAAACAAAAGTAGTTCTGTGGTGTATAAATTGCGCGTAGTAATCTCTCAGCCTGTTCTACGTTTTTATAAAGCAAAATGCTATAAGCAATAGGAAAGGCTTCTTCTTCCACTGAGGCAAAGTTGTTATCATATCCTCTAATGCTTTTAAAACTATCACATTTTGTTGTAAGCTGAATATACTCTTTATCTGCAATCAGTTTTCGCGAGTGATTCCCATTCCTCattaattcttttgcttttttgATTTCTGACATGTCACCGTTCAAGATTGCCGCACAGTTGACATCTCGGACAAGTCGTTTGGGATTTCTTTTAGTCCATGACGATTTTACTGTTGTATGAATGTCGTTTGAATGACCTCGGTATTTAGAATACAGGCTCAGTTTCTCTGAGATAAAAACTTTCTTCCCTAAAAAATGTATAAGAGTGCAGGCGATTACCTGCAGAAGTAAAGAACCCCAGAAGAAAACATATCGCTTCATCTTTTGACAAGAACGTTTGCTGAAAAAGAGGATACCACAGATTATTATCACCAACAATTTTATCGCTTATCTAACTgttacatttattatattttctttttattagtaaatatcataataattgcaactttttttttcattttcttcggTGCTTACCCTAAATCTGGCATGTAAATTTgtaggttattaataaaacccggaccggccgaaaccacggaaatagccgataccgattgtacggaaaccaccggaaattTACGGaaggaaggctaatataattacgaatgatatcgtgtcgtaATCAACTTAgatatttagaatttagaaaaaaaaacacactggaCTTTATGGTGCCCGTGAGGTATTTCTTTGATGAATGAGTTAAGACTGCGTATTCTTTCTGTGTATGCAGTGAGCCTTAATAAAGTATAATTGTGTTCATACGTGTTACAACAGAATATATGCAAAGTACCTTGCAGTAAATACTCTAGAATGCCTAtgaactgatcagactgctgagggCAAACTTCGACTTACGCAcaatttaaaaacagacaaaatgatgaagctatttcaacagattcttatttcattcttcaccTAAgtttacggtaaattctcttttaaatattgcagttaggaaaatgttgtaagcattatattgatttatagaccaagttattgtttgccatctgttgcatgtttttggtatcacaatcgttttcttttcaaaacttcaaaacagTTTCAGTGCAATGAATCACTACGTTATTCGAAACCatcaagtaaataattatacagagacaaaagtcttgtgacaggtgttaaggctgaaatataaaatctataccACGAAACAATGATAAAGGAATTGTGCAGACGATATTAGTGATTAAATATTCACTGGTTCTGAGTATTTATTgcacagatagatagatataaagagagagagacagagacagagagagagagagagagagagagagagggagagagacagactgacagacagtttattcaaacaaaaggcaatatgcaCACATGTATATCCTAGGTTTCTAAATTACTTTCTGGTGCTTATAACATGTGTAACAATGTTTAGTTTTGCTCATCTCGGAGCTAGagggcttgcacttccactaccgtcaatcaaaccgaacctgcaacattttcgtttatgttgtgttgggtgacctgtggtttccacttttttattttaaagaaatcgaggtattaccgtatttcaaacgtattaaGGTGTAGGACGTATTTATAATCATTTCGCGCGttacatgccatgaatatactatcattttagattccctacagtttgttaactcagcgccAGGTTATAATGATtagtacagccagtctacctaaCCCTCTGACctgtgacattccgtgcaaagcatagttgtaaagtcgtataaatactatagcctacttattaacggttaataatgttacacactgatagccgcacgagaactacatgcagatatagacttgtcatagtgcactactgcgggaaatataaagtggaagtaattgaaatttggtttctttatacTAACCCCTCCCTCGACGGAGTGATGTAGCGTTGAGTAAGTGCTTTGCAGTATAATGACACGGAAATATATAGTCATAACGGTATGATTTccatgtagaaattaatgaagtgatagtttatatgactgaaattgagtgttatactatggcaatgagGATAAAAATATAGGGTACCGTGTGTAATACTTctcaatattcaacgctgcattcttcgtgcgtaatcggtatcccgacctatcctaaatttttgaccagaccctaaatgttttttggtctttgagattttttttttaatttttaataaaaagtttaaaaaactgctcattctatgctttaaaaatggtcagtgatattagaaattattcgtattcattttttctttttgacacaaaaataatttccggaaaGACTCACtgaataaaaaaagaattaaaaaaactgCCTActtactacctatttttttaggcatgttaccggacacaaagaattatatAGGCCTCGGGAATGTACATGTGAAACAAAAATTCTTttttgtctgtgtgtgtgtgtgtgtgtgtgtgtgtgtgtttataaaGTAAGCAAATTGTGGATTAATAGACCAAGCCTTTTTTCGATGTCCGTCATTTCTTTACCGACATTGTGGAAGTTAAactacagaagaaaaaaaaactaagaaaacactgaactttatgaggCCCGcgaggaattcctttcttcaaaatataacaacttcTTGCACAAAACGTGATTATGATATATAGTATAttatgataacgatacaaaatttcagaaactaattagaaggctcgtcctTGCAATAGAAAACAACGCTATctataacgacttcctgtgtataagtttacaaataatataaagccggttttgcaaccagaaagaataCGCAGTCTTAACTCATTCATCAAAGAAATACCTCGCGGACATCATAAAgtccagtgtttttttttctaaattctaaatatctaagttgatatcgacacgatatcattcgtaattatattagccttccttCCGTAAGTTTCCGTACAATCGgtatcggctatttccgtggtttctGTCGGTCCGGGcagggccgggttttattaataaccaaatTGGTACGCACTATGTAgccttaattttaaaactatagTGAACGTTCCAATTCTTCCATCACGAACCTTATAACGCAAATTTTCCATGGTACTGACTAGCCTAATATTTCTAGCCTTACTAAATTACAAGCCGAAAGaattcctgcggccagaagttatacagaccagaaatgtTTATGGATGTTTGAGTGACCACTCGGCCTAAAAAAAGTAACTTATTGGTGAATAAGGTGCCTTTTTTATTATACCATTGCGCTTTAATGTggcaagtagatctatgaaatatgtatttcttaattctgaaagtttttgttttgagcaaaataaatatattcccCTTTCatatataacataacttttagctcaactggtccttgactattgaaacactTTACTACAGcaatcacaaatgtgattcatgctttcacctggacttcgttgacatatagagcattgaagacaacacaggaccataatccaggaaattaaagagcaatgcaaaaaaaaattcccttatgtacaactaggtatcaatattaatcattgctgaaagtttgaataaattatatgaaacaatgaatgaggaattcaggtcacacacatctctctatatatcatatagatctcgagtgccagctatattgcaaaaacggcgttccataaatgcgataagccaatcgcatatcggtaaaaagtcacgtgaaataaCCCAGTCCcaatgtgctacactacttgttgcattccaatataggTAATAATGCAATTCTTTTCAGTAAGTACAGTTATTTGGAGCTTGTCTCCAAATAAATGTCTTTATCTGGAGATGTTATGGGAGCTAATTCCTCCGGTCTTGTTGGTTGCATGCACGCGGTTTATAACTACGTCACCAAGCTTGCGTCATCAAGACGAAACGCGCAGAGCTCCTCCTTTTTGTCTGGGAAGCCGAACAAGCAGGTCACGTTTTGTAAACTCTCAttaaaattatgttgaaaaaattgttatttacatGCTTACAgtatatcaaaatgattttaaatgtttgcaaaatacGATGGTTCATTTACATGGAATATCCTTGGATGACCAAACTGCGCCACTCTAAGCTTAAACTGTAAAACGCAATTTAGTTGAAAGACAAAAGACaataataggggatgaaaatccccgagacggtaacgtccgtatataattattcgtctttgttgtctgcatatactgaggcaattttttcgatgttttccggttccggtttatatacacaccgcagactggttgtctgcatgaacatccgagcaccccgaatcagtcatagaagtTCGTAAAGCGCGCttacatgattattttacttctttttcgtaatgaaactgtacatgcaaatgaaaaacacttttaaaacagtaaggaagtgtaaaggccgtcaagtttctgcgtgaagtgcaaacaaacaaaaaaaatcctaaagccagtgcgagaacgctgaatgacgtcaccgtcacggcttcccgtaattTTGCATagtgatattcgctgtaagaggtatgatgccacttaatgtaaactacagtttagaacgaagtttcactttcttgatcgttgaatatttctttctaagcggatatataaaagataaatccccatgctaggcggtgccttaattcatattacttCACTTACCAGTTATATAAATCAAATTTCCATCGATTCattcaaaattcaacaaaatactGAAGTAAATAAATGCTCTGTCTTCTCAAAAGTTCAGTCAGTCAGTAAACTTCCGCCATATTGTTTTGTGCCTAACTCCGCCCCCAGTGTGACGTCATGCGTAATATCAGCAGTCTcgtgaaatttacaatatttaaggcTAAAGTTAGTAATGTTGTTAGTTTCTGAACAATTGTACAAAAGTAACTTCAAAACACTAAACTGTTTAAACTGTTATAACTtgtttttatacaatttattCCTCCTTATCACAGTGGGGACATAAAAATTTGTCACCCTTCCTAATCACTCTGACAGGAGTACAACAGATTAGATGAACCCAATGCATGCATTGAAGGTCATTTCT from Mercenaria mercenaria strain notata chromosome 2, MADL_Memer_1, whole genome shotgun sequence carries:
- the LOC123563223 gene encoding beta-1,3-galactosyl-O-glycosyl-glycoprotein beta-1,6-N-acetylglucosaminyltransferase-like isoform X2; translated protein: MNRWKFDLYNCKRSCQKMKRYVFFWGSLLLQVIACTLIHFLGKKVFISEKLSLYSKYRGHSNDIHTTVKSSWTKRNPKRLVRDVNCAAILNGDMSEIKKAKELMRNGNHSRKLIADKEYIQLTTKCDSFKSIRGYDNNFASVEEEAFPIAYSILLYKNVEQAERLLRAIYTPQNYFCLHVDADSKQEVHDAVQGIANCFDNVFVVSRKEYIVYAGFTRLQADLNCMENLLQRGKDWKYFINLPSQEYPLKTNKEIVKILKIYNGANDIQGTTGKHVLEQRYKHRFAYNYISDTAKPKLYKTLQTKDDPPPYNITVIKGSAYGIFSRDFVYFAVNNKIARALLDWFRDVYSPDEYYWATLNFNHHIGTPGSYYKGKPDEKPWLAAFSIWGRRSPCQGKVVREVCVFGVGDLKTLTSRHNLFANKFHIDYQRYALDCMEEWHFNRTAEGNLGKFNMSYYKSLPFIKKNSDTIRSNCYINI
- the LOC123563223 gene encoding beta-1,3-galactosyl-O-glycosyl-glycoprotein beta-1,6-N-acetylglucosaminyltransferase-like isoform X1 produces the protein MSCTCGWYEWISCENIFSKRSCQKMKRYVFFWGSLLLQVIACTLIHFLGKKVFISEKLSLYSKYRGHSNDIHTTVKSSWTKRNPKRLVRDVNCAAILNGDMSEIKKAKELMRNGNHSRKLIADKEYIQLTTKCDSFKSIRGYDNNFASVEEEAFPIAYSILLYKNVEQAERLLRAIYTPQNYFCLHVDADSKQEVHDAVQGIANCFDNVFVVSRKEYIVYAGFTRLQADLNCMENLLQRGKDWKYFINLPSQEYPLKTNKEIVKILKIYNGANDIQGTTGKHVLEQRYKHRFAYNYISDTAKPKLYKTLQTKDDPPPYNITVIKGSAYGIFSRDFVYFAVNNKIARALLDWFRDVYSPDEYYWATLNFNHHIGTPGSYYKGKPDEKPWLAAFSIWGRRSPCQGKVVREVCVFGVGDLKTLTSRHNLFANKFHIDYQRYALDCMEEWHFNRTAEGNLGKFNMSYYKSLPFIKKNSDTIRSNCYINI